Proteins co-encoded in one Desulfitobacterium hafniense DCB-2 genomic window:
- a CDS encoding TRAP transporter large permease, whose translation MTTGVFLVIMMIALLFIGFPVFIALAMPAALAIHLFITGVEPTIVVQRMISGVNSFTLLSLPLFVLLADIIARGVMGEKIINLTKEMVGHLKGGIAITVVLASLVFGAISGSGTASMLALGSVFLVALRQGNYDDIFSYGLISTSSSLSSLIPPGVAMILYATITGTSVQDVFLVGLSMGIVFGVILAAYGVFYAVKNKIPVTGKFNLKAFLKSLKEGFWTIIAPVLILGGIYGGFVTPTEAAALAVVYALIIEVFVYRSFKLKEIFSIAIESAKTSTMILVLISAGTIMSWVMTIAQIPQTVGQLLLNVPDSMVLLIITLVFIILGMFIDGFSAMVIMVPILFPVIQRMGMDPALFGLLIVLNTAIGTNTPPFGIHIFAGVSKFNVSYITMVRALMPFVILSLISLLIFTYMPGVALWLPNLLKFFG comes from the coding sequence TTGACAACAGGTGTTTTTTTGGTAATTATGATGATCGCCTTGTTATTCATTGGTTTTCCTGTATTTATAGCTCTTGCTATGCCTGCGGCTTTAGCCATTCACTTATTTATAACAGGAGTAGAACCGACTATTGTGGTGCAGAGAATGATTTCAGGGGTCAATTCCTTTACCTTATTAAGTCTTCCTTTGTTCGTGCTTTTGGCAGATATTATTGCCAGAGGTGTCATGGGCGAAAAAATTATTAATTTAACAAAGGAGATGGTAGGCCATCTCAAAGGCGGGATTGCCATAACCGTAGTACTTGCTTCTCTGGTTTTTGGAGCTATATCAGGATCGGGAACGGCATCCATGCTGGCCCTGGGCAGTGTCTTCCTTGTCGCCTTACGGCAGGGTAATTACGATGATATTTTTTCTTACGGGCTGATCAGCACCAGCAGCAGTCTGTCTTCATTGATTCCCCCCGGAGTCGCCATGATCTTATATGCTACGATCACCGGAACGTCGGTACAGGATGTGTTTTTAGTCGGACTCAGTATGGGCATAGTTTTCGGTGTTATTTTAGCTGCCTATGGTGTTTTCTATGCTGTTAAAAATAAAATTCCTGTGACCGGTAAATTCAATTTGAAGGCTTTTTTAAAAAGTTTAAAAGAAGGTTTTTGGACGATTATAGCTCCAGTGCTTATTTTAGGGGGTATTTACGGTGGATTTGTTACCCCTACGGAGGCTGCCGCTTTAGCCGTGGTATACGCCTTGATCATCGAAGTGTTTGTCTATCGCTCCTTTAAGCTGAAAGAGATCTTTAGCATTGCGATTGAATCGGCTAAGACCAGCACCATGATTTTGGTTTTAATCTCGGCCGGAACAATCATGTCATGGGTTATGACCATTGCCCAAATTCCGCAAACGGTTGGACAGTTGCTCTTAAATGTTCCCGACTCCATGGTTTTGTTGATTATCACCTTAGTGTTCATCATTTTGGGTATGTTTATTGACGGCTTCTCGGCCATGGTCATCATGGTCCCCATTCTTTTCCCGGTTATTCAAAGAATGGGAATGGATCCCGCCCTATTCGGCTTGCTGATTGTTTTAAACACAGCGATTGGAACCAATACACCACCCTTTGGAATACACATTTTCGCTGGAGTCAGTAAGTTCAATGTCAGTTATATAACTATGGTTAGAGCCCTTATGCCCTTCGTTATCCTTAGTTTAATAAGCTTGTTGATTTTCACTTATATGCCGGGAGTAGCCCTGTGGCTGCCCAATCTGCTGAAGTTTTTTGGTTAA
- a CDS encoding M24 family metallopeptidase, which yields MVKIEHNVRFQGRPAKAEMERRWQLAKEFMKERGLDYLVTQANEGVLCQYVRWFAEVRSLHYTYLLFDKDGAMTMISHGGTGGKAIPWEVGLTNNIAIPVFNNACYADSFAAEKAVEVIQKKGCRKLGLIGMNLITAGFYNNLLEGLPGTETVDVTDEFDYLVAVKSAEELGFLQDACDLHDAAAYAIPSLVYAGRMEREFGADLYRLALLMGADEYLSNLFVGSSRLAGPMFALHYQNKIIEAGDALNVLFEVPTMVGYYADLHRYFNVGAPAPEMLEVAAAGIELQDYLAKLCQPGVRGKEVFAACNDWLTRNGFDPEIRLCGHGQGYGLVERPYFDAFDPMVLQENMYLAIHPTVKAKGASVQIGDNFVVTADGAKRMTKHPRGLTII from the coding sequence ATGGTAAAAATTGAGCATAATGTTCGTTTTCAGGGCAGACCTGCAAAGGCGGAGATGGAACGCCGCTGGCAGCTGGCTAAAGAATTCATGAAGGAGCGGGGGCTGGATTACCTTGTCACTCAGGCCAATGAAGGGGTCCTCTGCCAATATGTCCGCTGGTTTGCCGAGGTGCGTTCTCTGCACTACACTTACCTTTTATTTGACAAAGACGGAGCCATGACCATGATCAGTCACGGCGGAACAGGCGGCAAAGCCATACCTTGGGAAGTTGGCCTGACCAATAATATCGCCATCCCTGTTTTTAATAATGCCTGTTATGCAGATTCCTTTGCCGCTGAAAAAGCAGTGGAGGTCATCCAAAAGAAAGGCTGCCGGAAGCTGGGCTTGATCGGCATGAACCTGATTACCGCCGGTTTCTACAATAACCTTCTGGAAGGGCTTCCGGGAACCGAGACCGTGGACGTTACCGATGAGTTTGACTATCTGGTTGCCGTCAAATCGGCAGAAGAGCTGGGTTTCCTGCAGGATGCCTGTGACTTGCACGATGCGGCCGCCTATGCTATTCCTTCCCTTGTTTACGCTGGGCGCATGGAACGGGAATTTGGTGCAGACCTCTACCGGCTTGCCCTGTTAATGGGTGCGGACGAGTACCTCTCCAATCTTTTTGTTGGTTCGTCACGACTGGCCGGTCCTATGTTTGCCCTTCATTATCAGAACAAGATCATTGAAGCGGGGGACGCTCTCAATGTATTGTTCGAGGTGCCGACGATGGTGGGGTATTATGCCGATCTTCACCGTTACTTCAATGTCGGTGCGCCTGCTCCGGAAATGCTGGAGGTTGCGGCAGCCGGAATCGAGCTTCAGGACTATCTCGCCAAGCTTTGCCAACCGGGTGTCAGAGGCAAAGAGGTTTTTGCCGCCTGCAACGACTGGCTGACCAGGAACGGATTTGATCCCGAAATTCGTTTGTGCGGACACGGCCAGGGCTACGGGCTGGTGGAGCGCCCTTATTTTGATGCTTTTGATCCCATGGTTCTCCAGGAGAATATGTACCTTGCCATTCATCCCACGGTAAAAGCTAAAGGCGCTTCCGTTCAGATCGGCGATAATTTTGTGGTAACCGCTGACGGGGCAAAACGGATGACGAAACATCCGCGGGGTTTAACCATCATTTAA
- a CDS encoding isocitrate/isopropylmalate family dehydrogenase, whose translation MKKYTIAVIPLDGVGKDVIPLGAKAMQKAQEILGGFELDCRYYEAGVEYAVKTGKMCEDNLGEDIAKADAMLCGSAGHYDADMSKSEYPGYKTGMQVLQFLRSGMGNSIGLRPLRLRKGIDCPLRNREEIDVLLVRQLAEGFYIRPGHMIGEDAAYDTIVVTRNVTEKFADTCFRLARGRHGRRQDGKKMVTLGNKHGNVTCFDFYRKIFTEVSAGYPDIGLQFTQVDALAEHLIKDPDRFDVIACENMIGDIIGDIGAYITGGMGITPTADVGGVTPQFRPNHGTFPRAVGKGFANPLASILTAGLLLDTLGNERGDDNLRRGARLIEKAVEYNLTTGGPRTKDLGGTANTFATAEAVFKAMEVVKICSKGER comes from the coding sequence ATGAAAAAGTACACTATCGCGGTAATCCCTTTGGATGGGGTAGGTAAAGACGTGATTCCGCTGGGTGCCAAAGCAATGCAGAAGGCACAGGAGATACTCGGCGGATTTGAACTGGATTGCCGATACTATGAGGCGGGCGTTGAGTACGCAGTCAAAACCGGCAAGATGTGTGAGGATAACTTAGGAGAAGACATTGCCAAAGCAGATGCCATGCTCTGTGGCTCGGCAGGTCACTATGATGCAGACATGTCCAAGTCCGAATATCCGGGATATAAGACCGGTATGCAGGTTCTGCAATTCCTGCGCAGTGGCATGGGCAACAGTATCGGCCTGCGCCCCTTAAGACTTCGCAAAGGCATCGACTGTCCCCTCAGGAACAGAGAAGAGATCGATGTGCTTCTGGTACGCCAGCTGGCCGAAGGGTTCTATATCCGCCCCGGTCATATGATCGGAGAGGACGCAGCTTATGATACGATTGTCGTTACCCGTAACGTCACGGAGAAATTTGCCGACACCTGTTTCCGGCTCGCCCGCGGCCGCCATGGACGCCGCCAGGATGGTAAAAAGATGGTGACCTTGGGCAATAAGCATGGCAATGTTACTTGCTTTGACTTCTATCGGAAGATTTTCACGGAAGTAAGTGCCGGTTACCCGGATATAGGGCTGCAATTCACCCAGGTGGATGCTTTGGCAGAGCATCTGATCAAGGATCCGGACCGCTTTGATGTCATTGCCTGTGAGAATATGATCGGGGATATTATCGGGGATATCGGCGCCTATATTACCGGCGGCATGGGAATTACCCCCACGGCGGACGTAGGGGGAGTAACTCCGCAGTTTCGTCCTAATCATGGTACATTCCCCCGGGCAGTAGGTAAGGGGTTTGCCAATCCCTTAGCCAGTATCCTTACCGCCGGCCTGTTGCTGGACACCCTTGGCAATGAGCGCGGCGATGACAATTTACGAAGGGGTGCCAGGCTGATTGAGAAGGCTGTGGAATACAATCTAACCACCGGCGGCCCCCGGACCAAAGATCTGGGCGGAACCGCCAATACCTTCGCAACAGCGGAAGCGGTTTTCAAAGCAATGGAAGTTGTAAAAATTTGCAGTAAGGGAGAGCGTTAA